The Microlunatus antarcticus DNA segment GCCAAGATGGCGAACCCGGACCGGCCCGTGCTGGCCATGATCGGTGACGGCGCGATGCAGATGAACGGGGTCAACGAGCTGATCACGGTCAGCCGCTACTGGGAGCGCTGGGCCAACCGCTCGTTCGTCGTGCTCGTGCTCAACAACCGCGACCTCTCCTTCGTCACCTGGGAGACGCGCGCCACGCTGGGGGCCAGGCCGGACCCGGAGTCGTCGAGCCTGCCGGACGTCCCGTACGCCGACTGGGCCCGCCTGCTCGGGCTGGACGGCGCACGCCTCGAGCACCCGGACCAGATCGACTCCGTGCTCGACGCCGCCTTCGCCGCGGACCGTCCGTTCGTCATCGACGCGGTCGTCGACGCGAACGTCCCGCTGATCCCGCCGCACCTCACCGCGGACCAGGTGCTGCAGACGGCCAAGGCCGAGTTCTCCGGCGACCCGGCGTTCTTCGGCATCGTCGCGGACGGCGTGCGCGAGTCCGTGGTGGCCAAGGCGAAGGCGGTCCTGGGCCGGCACCCGTCGGAATGAGGGTCGTCTGCGGTCTCAGCGGTCGCGGGCCGATGCCTCGCGGTCCTGGCGGGCTGCGGTCGAGCCCTGCGGGACGAGGACGTCGAGCGCGTTCGCGCTGACGGTGAACGAGACCGGCGTGGTCGCGATGATCTCGCCGTCGACGTTCACCGACATCGGGTGGTCGGTGGCCACGTCGACGGCCCGCGTGCGCAGGTGCACGACCTCCGGGTGCTCGACGAAGCCGCCGGAGCGGAACGAGCGTGCGACGTTCACGTGCTCGCGGAACCGGCCGTGCGGGATCGCGTAGACGTCGAGGCTGTGGTCGTCGATGCCGGCCTCGACCGAGACGGCGTTCCCGCCGCCGTAGAAGCGGCCGTTGCCGACCGCGAGCTGGAGGAGGTTCGGCAGGCGTACGGGCTCGTGGTCCCCGGCCGGGAACGTCAGCTCTGCGGTGAACGCGCGGTGGCGGCGGTAGGCCGGGACGGCGGCGAGCGGGTAGGCGAGGGGGCCGAGCCGGCGCTTGAGCAGCGGGCTCATGGACCTCGCCACCTCGACCGAGAGCCCGAGCGAGGCGACGTTGAGGAAGGCGGTCCCACCGATCCGGCCCACGTCGATGTCGACGACCTTGCCGTGCGCGACGGTCGCGCAGGCGGCCTCGAGGGCGAGGGGGACCTCGAGGGTGCGGGCGAGGTCGTTCGCGGTGCCGAGCGGCAGCAGCCCGAGGGTGACCCCCGTGCCGACCAGCGCGTCGACCACGCTGCTCACGGTGCCGTCGCCGCCGCCGACCACCACGAGACCGTGATCGTTGGCCACTGCCTGCTCGACCGTCTCGCGCAGCCGCGCGGGGTCGGTCACGGGGAAGGCGTCGACGATCGGCACACCCCGCTCGAGCAGCAGCCGGTGGGCCGTCTCGTACGCGACGGCACCGCGCCGCGACGCCGTGTTGACGATGAGGGCGGCCCGGTCGGTCGTCGTGGTCACCCGGTCAGGCTAGGAGCGGCTCCTGTCCGTTCCCTGTGCCCGGCTCACGCGCGGACCGGGTCGGTCGGGGGTCAGTCGGGGCGGGTCAGGTCGAACCGGTCGCCCAGCTCGTAGTAGGCGCTCGGACCGCCACCGCGCAGGACGGGGCGGGCCAGCTCGGTCCGGTAGACGCCGTCGACCAGCAGCTCGGGGGCGATGTGGACCCCGACGACCTCCCCGGTGCACCACCAGCTGTCCGTCGGCCCCCCATCGGCGTCGAGCAGCCGGACGACCTGGGCCGTACGGCACTCGAAGCTCACCGGCGCGGCCGCCACGCGGGGCGCCGCGACGTCCTCGGACTCGGCCGCCGCCAGCCCGGCGCGCTCGAACTCGTCGACCCCGGCCTGCGTCGACGTCGCGTTCATCTGCTCGGCGAGCGCGCGGGTGACCAGGTTCCAGGTGAAGACGCCGGTCTCGCGGGCGTTGCGGACGCTGTCCTTGTCCCCGATGCTGCTGAAGCCCACCAGCGGCGGGGTGTAGGACAGGGCGTTGAAGAAGCTGTACGGCGCGAGGTTGCGGACGCCGGCCCGCGACCGGGTCCCGATCCAGCCGATCGGCCGCGGTGCGACGATCGAGTTGAACGGGTCGTGCGCGAGCCCGTGGCCGTCGGCGGGGCGGTAGAAGTGGTGGCTGTCGCTCACAGGAGCTGCTGCAGCTCGCCGGAGTCGACGTCGTAGAGGAAGCCGCCGACGGTCGCGCGCTCGCCGACGTGGGGGTGCGTGCGCAGGAGGTCGACGTCCTCGACGAGCCGGGCCCGCTGGTCGGTCGAGGCGCCGAGGTGCATGTCCGACAGGTCCTGGCCCGTCTCGCGCCGCACGCGGTCGATCACGTCGGCGTCCTCGCCGCTGGCCATGGCGCACCGGGTGTGCGGCACGACGAGGATGCGGGTGACGCCGAGCAGGTGCACGCCGAGCACGCAGCCGACGAGCGCGTCGGGCGTGATGCGACCGCCCGGCGTCCGGATGATCTTGGCGTCGCCGGTGCGCAGCCCGATCATCTCCAGGGGCTCGATGCGCGAGTCCATGCAGGTGACCATGGCGACGCCGGCCTGGGCGATGCCGTCGAAGCCGGTCAGGCCGAACCGCTCGCGGTAGCGGGCGTTGGCCTCCAGCAGGTCGGTGAAGTCGGGGGTGCTCACGTCGCCCAGCGTATGAGGCGTGTGTGACGCGGGTGTGAAGCGCCGACCCCTGCGGGGCCCTTCGACAGGCTCAGGGGGCGTAGGCGGGGACGCTCCCTGAGCTTGTCGAAGGGCCTCGAAGAGGTCAGCATCCCCTCAGAAGCGCCGGGCCCGGCGGAGCCGGGCGGGCCGGCCGTCGGGGTCGTGCACGAGCCGGGCCATCGGACGTGCCCACAGCCGCGTCAGCGGGCCGAGGTGCGGCGGGCGCAGACGGCGGAGGCGACCGCGCGGGCGTGGGCCGACCTGCCCGCCCGCGTACCAGGCGTCGAGGCGGTCGGCGGAGGCGGCGTACGCGTCGAACATGCCGTGCTCGTCGACGCAGTCGGCCATCACCTCGAGCAGGGCGTCGTCGTCCGCGTCGACCGGACGGTCGGGGGAGAGCAGATGGCCGGTGTCGCCCGGGAACCGGGCCGCGCCCACCTCGCGGTCCAGGTGCTCAGCGGCCAGGGCCAGCCGGAGCCGGCGGGCGTACGCGGACACCCCGGGCGCTCCGGGCGGGCTCGCCTCGTCGACGACCACGGCCGACAGCTCGGAGTCGTGCGTCCACGACCGGCGGTTGAAGTTGTCGGAGCCGACGGTCGCCCACACGTCGTCCATCACGCAGACCTTGGCGTGGACGTAGACGGGCCGGCCGGCGTGGTTCTCGAGGCTGTAGAGCGCGACCCGGTCGCCGCCGGCGCGCCGGAGCAGCTCGACGGTCTCCTGGCGGGCGAACTCCTGCGGCACCCGCGAGAGCGGTGCGGCCTGGTCGGGCACGGGCGGCAGCACGGCGATCACCCGCAGCTCCGGGCTCGTGCTCAGCGTCTCCTCGAACGCCCGGGCGACGTCGAGCGACCAGAGGTACTGGTCCTCGATGGAGACGAGCCGCTGGGCCTTGGCGAGCGCCTTGCCGTAGCCGCGCGCGACGCTCCGCTCACCGCCCCGGGCGAACGGGTAGTCGCGGCCGTGGCGCAGGTTGGGGTAGGTGCGGAGCAGCTGGACCGTGTGGGTCCCGCCCTCGACCGGGGCGGGCGCCGGCGCCTGCGGCGGCAGCGGGTCGGGGGAGAGGTCCGTGTGCGACAGCCGGTCGTGCAGCCAGAAGAGCGGGTTCTGGCTGAGCGGCGTCGGGTCCTCCCACCGCTCCCGGAACACGGTCTCGACGTCGCGGACCGCCGGGCCCGCGATCACCAGCTGCACGTCGTGCCAGGCCGGGGTGGGGCCGTACGCCGGCGCCATCGGCTGGGCCTGCGGGTCGCCGTCGTGGCGGGCGTCGTCGCGGCGGCTGTGCGACAGGTCCACGCCGCCGACGTACGCGACGTCGTCCTCGGGGTGGCCCCGGTAGCGGATCACCACGAGCTTCTGGTGGTGGGAGCCTCCTGTCCGGACGCGCATGTCGAGCAGCGCCTCGGCGCCCTGCTCCTGCAGCCGGATGCCGAGCGTCCGGTTCTCGTGCGCGGAGAACGACAGCGCGTCGAGGTGGCTGCGCCAGATCAGCCCACGCACGTCGACGCCGCGCCGGTCGGCCTCGCCGAGCACGCGCAGCACCTCGCTGCCCTCCTCGCCCAGCAGCTGCTCGTCGCCGTCACCGCGCCAGTCGGTGAACAGGACCAGGTCGCCCGGCCGCGTCGCCCGGATCCGCCCGGCGAGATGGGCGAAGTACGCGCTGCCGTGGACGAGCGGGCGGACGACGTTCCCGGTCGACCACGCCTGGTCGCCCGGGTAGGCGTCGTCGAGGACGGTCCGGGCGTTGGCCCGCTCGGCCTTGCCGATCAGCCAGCCGGTCGCACTCACCCGGCGCTGCGGCTCGCCACGGCGGCGATCGGCTGGCCGGCCGGCACCCCGGAACCGTCCCGGCGTCCGTCCGCGGCCGGCAGGTCGACCGGGCTTCCGCTGGCCGCCGCGGCGACGGCGGGCTGCGGCCCGACCCAGGCCAGCAGCAGCGCGTCCTCGCCCTTGAGGAACCGGTGGCAGCGCACGCCGCCCGTCGCACGGCCCTTGGCCGGGTACTCGGAGAGCGGGGTGACCTTGACGGTCCCGGGGTCGGTGCCCGGCAGGGCCGACGCGCTGCCGGCGACCGTGACGACGACGCCCTCGGTGGGGTCGGTCACGCCGAACCAGACCGCGCTGGCGCGGGGTGCGAGCCGGACGCCGGCCATCCCGCCGCCCCCGCGACCCTGCGGGCGCACGAGGCTGGCCGGGAAGTGCAGCAGCTGGGCGTCGCTGGTGACGAACACGAGGTCGGCGCCCGCCGCCTGCTCCGCCGTCAGCTCCACCGCGCCGACGACCTCGTCGGCGTCGTCGAGGCGGACGACCTCCCACGCGTCGCGGTTGAGGACCTCGGGAGCGACCCGCTTGACCACGCCGGAGGCCGTGCCGAGGGCCAGCCCGGGGCTGTCGGCGCGCAGCGTCGTGAGCGCGAGCGCCCGCTCGCCGGGATCGAGGGTGACGAGCTCGCTCACGTGCGTCCCGCCCTGCAGGTTGGGCGCGGCCGCGGTGGCCGGGACCGTGGGCAGGTCGAGCGCGTTCAGCCGTACGCAGCGCCCGCGGCTCGTCAGCAGGCCCACGTCCGCGCGGGCGGTGCTGAGGATCCGGGACACGACGACGTCGTGGTTGCTGCGGGAGCCCTCGTCCGACAGCGGGTCGGCGTGCCCGGTCCGGGCCAGCAGCCCGGCGGAGGACATCAGCACCCAGCACGGGTCGTCCGCCACCTCCAGCGGCGTGGCCGCGGTCGTCGTCGCGGTGCCGCCGGCGGCGAGCAGGATCGTCCGGCGCGCGTTGCCGTGGGTCTTGGCCACCTCGGCGAGCTCGTCGGAGACGAGCGAGCGCAGCCGGTCGGGGTTGTCGAGGATCTCGCTGAGGGCGGCGATCTGCGCGAGCAGCGCGTCCCGCTCGGACTCGAGCTCGAGGACGCTGAGCCGGGTGAGGCGGCGCAGCGGCATGTCGAGGATGTAGGTGGCCTGCACGTCGCTCAGGTCGAACGCCTCGATCAGCCGGCCCTTCGCCTGCGCCGCGTCGTCGCTGGAGCGCACGATCGCGATGACGTCGTCGATGTCGACGATGGCCAGCAGCATGCCCGCCACGAGGTGCAGCCGGTCGGTCGCCCGGGTGCGGTGGAACTCGGTGCGCCGGGTGGTGACGTCGTAGCGGTGCTGGAGGTAGACGTCGAGCATCTCGCGCAGCCCGAGGGTGCGCGGCTGGCCCTCGACCAGGGCCACGGCGTTGATGCCGAAGCTGTCCTCGAGCTTGGTCGCCTTGTAGAGCTGCTCGAGCAGCGCCTCGGGGTTGAAGCCGTTCTTGACCTCGATGACCAGCCGCATCCCGTGCGCCCGGTCGGAGAGGTCCTTCACGTCGTGGATGCCCTGCAGCCGCCGCGACTGGACGCCGGTCTTGATCTGCTCGATGACGCGCTCCGGACCGACGAGGTACGGCAGCTCGGTGATCACGATGCCCTTGCGTCGCGGGTGCACCTGCTCGATGCGCGTCGTGGCCCGGATCCGGAACGACCCGCGCCCGGTCGCGTACGCGTCGCGCACCCCGTCGAGCCCGATGATCTTGCCGCCGCTGGGAAGATCAGGACCGGGGATGAAGCGCATCAGGTCGTCGAGACCCGCCTTGGGGTGCTTGATCAGGTGACGCAGCGCCTGCACCACCTCGACGAGGTTGTGCGGGGCGCAGTTCGTGGCCATGCCGACGGCGATGCCCGCCGCGCCGTTGACCAGCAGGTTCGGGAACGCGGCCGGCAGCACCGACGGCTCGACGTCCTTGCCGTCGTAGTTGGGCCGGAAGTCGACGGTGTCGGCGTCGAGGTCGGCCGTCATCGCCAGGGCCGCCGGTGCCATCCGGCACTCGGTGTAGCGCATCGCCGCCGGGCCGTCGTCGAGGGAGCCGAAGTTGCCGTGCCCGTCGACCAGCGTCAGCCGCATCGACCACGGCTGCGCGGTCCGGACCAGGGCGTCGTAGATCGCGCCGTCGCCGTGCGGGTGGTACTGGCCCATGACCTGCCCGACCACGCGCGCGCACTTCACGTGCGACCGGTCGGGCCGGATGCCCATCTCCTCCATCCCGTAGAGGATCCGGCGCTGCACCGGCTTCAGCCCGTCGCGGGCGTCGGGCAGCGCGCGCGAGTAGATGACCGAGTACGCGTACTCCAGGAAGCTCGTCTGCATCTCCGAGGAGACGTCGACGTCGAGGATGCGCTCGGTGAAGTCGTCCTCGGGCGGGCTCGGCTTGCTCGGCGTACGACGGGCCATGCGGTCTCTGCGTCTCCCTGGTTCCACTGCGCGGGCGGTGCTCCGGTGATTCTGCCCGCCCACGGAGCAACGGGCGTCCTCCGGCGCGCTCGTGACGAGATCTCGACACTCGATGAGCCTGCGACCTCCCGGCCACGCTCAGCCTGTCGGCCGAGCGCGATCGAGTGTCGAGATCTCGTCGACGTGCGACCCGCTGCCGCCACCCCCGTCCTGGCCTCACGGCCGTGAGGCGCCGAAGCTCCGCCGTAGAAGCCGCGATCGCGGACCGCTCAGCAGAACCGTCCGACCCGGGTGCGCGTGGGGACCCACGGCAGCACTCGGCGGAACGAGGCCGCTTCGGCCGGTCCCTCAGCCGGGTGGCGTCGGGGCGCTTGCGGACGAGATCGGTCGGCCGGCCCGCGCCCGCTGGACCGCGTCCTCCGGCTCGGCGTCCGTCGACCAGGTCTCGATCATGGGCCCGTGCTCGGCTCGAGGGGCTCGTTCGTCGACCAGGCCGAACGTGGCGTAGGTGGCGCAGTACTCCTCGTCCGCGATCAGCCAGGCCACGACGGCCGACCGGAGCTGGTGCGCGGCCTCCTTGACGCGGTAGAGGTGCGTCGCCGCCGCGACGGCCGGGTAGGCGTCCGTGCCGTAGTCCACACCGCTGCTGTCGTGCCCGATCCGCGCCTGCAGGACCTCCTCGAGGTCCTCGCGCTCGGCGAGCCGCAGCGGCCGGCTGCCGTCCTCCACGGTGCGCACGGTCTCGGCCGTCCAGCCCCAGCCCCGCTCCTGCAGGCGGGAGGCGAGGTCGCCGCGGGTCGTGCCTTGGCTCGACCTCGCGCGGGCCACGTCCAGGCCCGCCTGCACGTCGAGAGCGCGTCCCTCCTCCGGTGGCGCCGACCCCTCGTCCGCCTCCGACCCGGGCTCCGCCTCGGCGGCGAACCGGACGCGGGCCTGCGCCAGGACCGTCTCCGGCGTGACGGCCAGCCACCGCCGCAGCCGGTCGCGGAGCTGTGGGGTCACCGGGCCGGCGTCGTCCAGGAGGCCCAGGCAGTCGACCGCCGCCCTCAGCTCGTCGGTGACGTCGAACCACAGCTCGGCTGCCTGCTGCACGGCGTAGGAGGCGCGGTCGAGCAGGGACGACACGACCTCGTCGGCCGTGTCGGACTCGGTGCGACCGAGGAGGAAGCCCTCGGACAGCCCCATGATGCTGCTGACGTCTTCGGACTCCGCGAGCAGCAGCGGCCGCCGGCCTGCCTCGATGTGGTCGGTGGTGCCGGCCGGCCAGGACCAGCCCCGGACCCGCATGGCCAGGTCCAGGTCGGCCGGGGCGAGCGAGGTCAGGCGCGCGCGCACCGCACCGAGGTTGCGCCCGATCTGCTCGTCGTAGCCGCCCACGGCCGAGACGATAGCGAGCAGGCGTGACCGTCAGTGGTGCGCGGGCACGATGTGCAGCGGGAGCCGGGAGCTGCCTCGCAGCTCCAGCTCCACCGTGAGGTGCGAGCGTCGGGCCATCATCAGGCCGACGCCGACCGAGACGACGGCCACGAGGGTGCCGCAGCCGAACATGCTCGCCCGGGCGCCGTAGTGGTCGATCAGCCAGCCCACGCACGGGCCCCCGAGGGCCTGCCCGCCCAGCAGCACCAGCAGGTAGACGCTCATCACCCGACCGCGCAGCGCAGGGGTGGCGGTGGTCTGGACGAGCGAGTTGGTGCCGGTGAGGAACTGCAGGGTGCAGAAGCCGATGGCCACCAGCACGATCCCGAAGAGCCAGGTCGACGGGGCGAGCGCGGCGAGCATCACCATGAGGCCGAGCAGGACCAGGGTGCCGGTCAGCACCCTCAGCCGTGGGACCGACTGGCGGCGGGCCGACAGGATCGCGCCGGCCAGGGCCCCGACGGCGGTGAGGGAGTTGAAGAGGCTGTAGCCGCGGACGCCGGTGGCGAAGACGTGGTCGGCGAAGGCCGCCAGGATCACCGGCATGTTCAGGCCGAAGAGCCCGATGGTCGCGGCCAGCACGATGGACCAGGCGACCTCCGACGTACGGCCGATGTAGTGCAGCGCCTCGCGCAGCTCACGGGTCTGGCCGGCGGCGCGCCTGGTCGTGGGGGCAGGACGCGAGCGGATCACGGCCACCATCGTCACGACGACGAGGCAGGACGCGGCGTTGATCAGGAACGACCAGCCCTGGCCCACGGCGTGGATCAGCGCGCCCGAGACGGCGGGGCCGACCAGCGCGCCGAGCTGGAAGACCGACGAGTTGAGGCTGACGGCGTTGCGGATGTGGGCCGGGCCGACGAGCTCGGAGACGAAGACCTGGCGGGTGGGGTTGTCGACCACCGTGACCAGCCCGAGGACGGTGGCGAGCACGTAGACGTGCCAGGCCTGGACGGTCCCGGTGAGGGCCAGCACGCCCAGGGTGGTCGCGACCAGCGCCAGGGTGGACTGGGTGACGATGAGGATCGTCCGCTTCGGGAAGCGGTCGGCGACCACACCGCCGAGCAGCCCGAGGAACAGCATCGGCATGAACTGCAGGGCCACCGCGACGCCGACGGCGGTCACGCTGCCCGTCAGCTCCAGCACCAGCCAGTCCTGGGCGATTCGCTGCATCCAGAGCCCGGTCGTGGCCACCATCTGCGAGGTCAGGTAGAGCCGGTAGTCGCGCACCTCGAGGGCGGCGAAGGACCGGGGCCACTGCCGT contains these protein-coding regions:
- a CDS encoding lipid kinase → MTTTTDRAALIVNTASRRGAVAYETAHRLLLERGVPIVDAFPVTDPARLRETVEQAVANDHGLVVVGGGDGTVSSVVDALVGTGVTLGLLPLGTANDLARTLEVPLALEAACATVAHGKVVDIDVGRIGGTAFLNVASLGLSVEVARSMSPLLKRRLGPLAYPLAAVPAYRRHRAFTAELTFPAGDHEPVRLPNLLQLAVGNGRFYGGGNAVSVEAGIDDHSLDVYAIPHGRFREHVNVARSFRSGGFVEHPEVVHLRTRAVDVATDHPMSVNVDGEIIATTPVSFTVSANALDVLVPQGSTAARQDREASARDR
- a CDS encoding flavin reductase family protein, translated to MSDSHHFYRPADGHGLAHDPFNSIVAPRPIGWIGTRSRAGVRNLAPYSFFNALSYTPPLVGFSSIGDKDSVRNARETGVFTWNLVTRALAEQMNATSTQAGVDEFERAGLAAAESEDVAAPRVAAAPVSFECRTAQVVRLLDADGGPTDSWWCTGEVVGVHIAPELLVDGVYRTELARPVLRGGGPSAYYELGDRFDLTRPD
- a CDS encoding beta-class carbonic anhydrase, with translation MSTPDFTDLLEANARYRERFGLTGFDGIAQAGVAMVTCMDSRIEPLEMIGLRTGDAKIIRTPGGRITPDALVGCVLGVHLLGVTRILVVPHTRCAMASGEDADVIDRVRRETGQDLSDMHLGASTDQRARLVEDVDLLRTHPHVGERATVGGFLYDVDSGELQQLL
- a CDS encoding phospholipase D family protein, whose translation is MSATGWLIGKAERANARTVLDDAYPGDQAWSTGNVVRPLVHGSAYFAHLAGRIRATRPGDLVLFTDWRGDGDEQLLGEEGSEVLRVLGEADRRGVDVRGLIWRSHLDALSFSAHENRTLGIRLQEQGAEALLDMRVRTGGSHHQKLVVIRYRGHPEDDVAYVGGVDLSHSRRDDARHDGDPQAQPMAPAYGPTPAWHDVQLVIAGPAVRDVETVFRERWEDPTPLSQNPLFWLHDRLSHTDLSPDPLPPQAPAPAPVEGGTHTVQLLRTYPNLRHGRDYPFARGGERSVARGYGKALAKAQRLVSIEDQYLWSLDVARAFEETLSTSPELRVIAVLPPVPDQAAPLSRVPQEFARQETVELLRRAGGDRVALYSLENHAGRPVYVHAKVCVMDDVWATVGSDNFNRRSWTHDSELSAVVVDEASPPGAPGVSAYARRLRLALAAEHLDREVGAARFPGDTGHLLSPDRPVDADDDALLEVMADCVDEHGMFDAYAASADRLDAWYAGGQVGPRPRGRLRRLRPPHLGPLTRLWARPMARLVHDPDGRPARLRRARRF
- a CDS encoding DNA gyrase/topoisomerase IV subunit A; the protein is MARRTPSKPSPPEDDFTERILDVDVSSEMQTSFLEYAYSVIYSRALPDARDGLKPVQRRILYGMEEMGIRPDRSHVKCARVVGQVMGQYHPHGDGAIYDALVRTAQPWSMRLTLVDGHGNFGSLDDGPAAMRYTECRMAPAALAMTADLDADTVDFRPNYDGKDVEPSVLPAAFPNLLVNGAAGIAVGMATNCAPHNLVEVVQALRHLIKHPKAGLDDLMRFIPGPDLPSGGKIIGLDGVRDAYATGRGSFRIRATTRIEQVHPRRKGIVITELPYLVGPERVIEQIKTGVQSRRLQGIHDVKDLSDRAHGMRLVIEVKNGFNPEALLEQLYKATKLEDSFGINAVALVEGQPRTLGLREMLDVYLQHRYDVTTRRTEFHRTRATDRLHLVAGMLLAIVDIDDVIAIVRSSDDAAQAKGRLIEAFDLSDVQATYILDMPLRRLTRLSVLELESERDALLAQIAALSEILDNPDRLRSLVSDELAEVAKTHGNARRTILLAAGGTATTTAATPLEVADDPCWVLMSSAGLLARTGHADPLSDEGSRSNHDVVVSRILSTARADVGLLTSRGRCVRLNALDLPTVPATAAAPNLQGGTHVSELVTLDPGERALALTTLRADSPGLALGTASGVVKRVAPEVLNRDAWEVVRLDDADEVVGAVELTAEQAAGADLVFVTSDAQLLHFPASLVRPQGRGGGGMAGVRLAPRASAVWFGVTDPTEGVVVTVAGSASALPGTDPGTVKVTPLSEYPAKGRATGGVRCHRFLKGEDALLLAWVGPQPAVAAAASGSPVDLPAADGRRDGSGVPAGQPIAAVASRSAG
- a CDS encoding MFS transporter, with the translated sequence MNPVSAAPAEHVLTSSAPSAAPPPDLSPPVAVRQWPRSFAALEVRDYRLYLTSQMVATTGLWMQRIAQDWLVLELTGSVTAVGVAVALQFMPMLFLGLLGGVVADRFPKRTILIVTQSTLALVATTLGVLALTGTVQAWHVYVLATVLGLVTVVDNPTRQVFVSELVGPAHIRNAVSLNSSVFQLGALVGPAVSGALIHAVGQGWSFLINAASCLVVVTMVAVIRSRPAPTTRRAAGQTRELREALHYIGRTSEVAWSIVLAATIGLFGLNMPVILAAFADHVFATGVRGYSLFNSLTAVGALAGAILSARRQSVPRLRVLTGTLVLLGLMVMLAALAPSTWLFGIVLVAIGFCTLQFLTGTNSLVQTTATPALRGRVMSVYLLVLLGGQALGGPCVGWLIDHYGARASMFGCGTLVAVVSVGVGLMMARRSHLTVELELRGSSRLPLHIVPAHH